The nucleotide window GCAGCGAGCTCGGCATCCCGCTCGGTGAGGAGGCGGTGCGCCGGGGCAAGAAGCCGATTCTGGAGTTGGCCGGCAACGACGGCTGCGTGGTGTGGCACGACGCCGACCTCGACCGCGCCGCCGAGGCGCTCACCGAGAGCTTCTTCGGATCCGGGCAGATCTGCATGGTGCCCAACTACGTGGTGGCCCATCCGGACATCGCCGACCGCCTCCTGGCCCGCCTGATCAGCCACGCCCGCAAGATCCGCCCCGGCTATCCCGAGGACCCCGACGTCCTGCTGTCGCCGGTCCTCAAGAGCGACCAGTTCGCTCGGTACGTCGAGCAGGCCACCGAGTGCGGCGCCGAGGTGCTCGCCGGCGGTAACCGGATGGAGCTGGACGGCTCGATATCGTCCACCGGGCTGTTCGTCGAGCCGACCATTCTGCGGGTCGACGGCCTGGCCCGCGCCCGGACGGTGTGGGCGGTGGCCCGGGAGACCTTCTTTCCGCTACTGCCGGTCGTGGTGCCCGAGACGGATCGCGGCGACGGCCTGCTCGACGACGTGATCGATTTCCTCAACGCCAACGAGTACAGCCTGCGCAACTCCGTCTGGGCCGGCGACGAGTCGACGGTGGACCAGTTCGTCGCCCGGGTGCACAACGGCGGCCTCCTCAAGATCAACGATTCGCACATCGGCTTCGTGCCGTACCTGTCCACCCACGGTGGTGCCGGATTGACCGGCGGACCTCTGGGCGAGAGCAACTATCCGATGCTGCGCACGTCGCATCTGCAGGGCATCAGCATCGGCCGTGACGTCCAACCCCGGCGGGCGGCGCTCGCCTCCCCGCTACGTGCCGAGCGGGAGGGTCTGGCCGCATGAGCTTTCTCGATACCGAGCGGGACACCTGCGAGGTGCTGCTCCCGGGCCTGCTCAAGAAGCTCGGCGAGTTTCCGCTGATGGAGCTGGAACGCCGGGGCGGCCCGGGCATCGGGCTCTTCCGCGAGGCCGGTGGCCCCGGCCTGGTGGTTCCCAAGACGTACCACGGGCTCGGCGCCTCCGCGCTTCAGGCGGTGCGGGTCACCCGCGCCATGGCCGCGCAGGCGCCGTCGCTTGCGGTGGCCACCACGATGCACCAGTTCTCGGTGGCCGGCCTGGTGGCCCTGGCCCGGGCGAACGTGGGGTTCGAATGGATGCTGCTGGAGGCGGTCGCGACCGACCGCCGGCTGGTGGCGTCCGGCTTCGCCGAAGGCCATGCCGGCCGCGGCATCCTGACTCCCACCATGACCGCCCGACGGGACGGCGCCAACTGGCGGGTCACCGGCGCGAAGCGCCCGTGCAGCCTTTCCGCCTCGATGGACCTGTTGACCGCGAGCGTTGCCGTGCCCACCGAGGACGGCGGCACCAGACTCGGCGTGGTGCTCATCCCGGCGGGGTCGCCGGGCATCACGATCGAGCCATTCTGGGCGTCGTCGGTGCTCACCGGCGCCGAGTCCGACGCGGTGCTGCTCGACGACGTGGAGGTGCATCCGGACCTGTTCGTCTACCCGGAGATCGCGCTCGACGGCCAGCTCGACGACCTGCAGACGGTCGGGTTCGTGTGGTTTCAACTCCTGGTGACCGCGTGTTACCTGGGGGTGGCATCGGCGTTGGTGGAGCGCGCGATCACGCGCGGCCGGGGGCCGGCCACCGACCGGGCGGACGTGGCGACCGCCGTGCAGGGCGCCGCGATCATGCTGGACGGCGCGGCACGGAGCCTCGACGACGGCGACGGCGGCAACGACGCGCTCGGCCGAGCCCTGGTGGTGCGGTTCGCCGCCGCCAACGCGATCGCCACCGCGGTACGAGGTGCTGTGGATCTGCTCGGGGGGATGGCCTTCATCTCCTCGCCCGACGTGGCCTATCTCGCCGCTGCGTCGCACGCGGTCGCCTTCCACCCACCGTCACGCGCGAGCGTCGCCAACGAGCTGACGAACTGGCTCGCCGGCCAGCCGCTCGTGCTGAGCTAGGGGGAGCGGTGACCACCAGCAGGCTAGAGGCGGATTCGCAGGTACGGGACAAGGTACGGGACAACTACCGCCGGTACCTGTCCCGGGGCCGCGCGAAGCTCGGCGACATGTTCGGTGGGCACGTCGAGGTCGGTTCCGAGGGCGCCTGGGTCCACACCTCGGACGGTGGCCGCTTCCTCAACGCCGGTGGCTACGGCGTGTTCCTCCACGGTGCCCGGCACCCGGCCGTGGTCGCCGCGGTCATCGCGCAGATTCAGAGCCACCCGATAGCGACCCGCCTGCTGCTGGAGCCGTCGGTGGGCGACGCCGCGGCGGCGCTCGTAGCGGTGGCGCCACCCGGCCTGACCCGGGTGCACTTCGCGGGCTCCGGCGCGGAGGCCGTGGAGGCGGCCATCAAGATGGCCCGCGCCCATGGCCGGCGCAGACTCGTCTCGGCCGTCGGCGGCTACCACGGTAAGACCATGGGCGCCCTGTCCGTCACCGGGCAGAATCTCTACCAGCAACCCTTCCGCCCGCTGTTGCCGGACGTCACGCACGTGCCGTACGGCGACGCCGAGGCGTTGGGTGCGGCGCTGGCCGGCGGGCCGCCGGCCTGCGTGATCCTGGAGCCGGTGCAGGGCGAGGGCGGAGTGGTGATTCCCCCGCCCGGTTACCTGCGCGAAGCGTCCCGGCTGTGCCGGCAGCACGGCGCATTCCTGGTGCTCGACGAGATCCTCACCGGCGTCGGCCGACTCGGTCACTGGTGGGGCGCCGACCGGGAGGACGTCAGACCGGATGTGCTGCTGGCCGGGAAGAGCCTGTCCGGCGGCATCGTGCCGGTCTCCGCCGTGATCGCCACGGCCGACGCGTTCCAGGCCTTCGACAAGGACCCGTTCCTGCACACGTCGACATTCTCCGGCGCGCCGATCGCGATGGCGGCCACCCGAGCGGCGATCGCCGCCGTCACGAACGAAGGATTGGTCGACCGGGCGGCGAAGCTCGGCGCCGAGCTGTTGAGCCGCCTGCAGGCGGTGGCCGCCCCCTACCCGCACCTGGTCCGCGAGGTACGCGGGGTCGGGCTGCTGATCGGCGTGGAGTTCGCCGGCCCGGGGCTGGCCGGCGAGGCGATCCTCGAACTCCTCAGTGCTCGGGTGATCGTGAACCATTCGATGATCGCCAGCACCGTGCTGCGCCTGACCCCACCCGCGGTGTTGTCCGGCGACGAGGTCGCCCTCCTGGTCGAGGCGTTCGACAGCGCGCTGCGCACGCTCGGCCAGCGCTATCCGACAGCACACCGGCTGGGGGTCCACTGACATGCGACGGGTCGAGATTCAGGCTTTTCTGCCCAGCGGCGACGGCGGTACGGTCTTCGACCAACTTGTCGACTTCGAACGCTATCCGCATCTGGTCGACGTGGTTAAGACGGTCACCGTGCAGAAGCCGACCGACGCGCGGCGGATCGTCAGCTCGTGGGAGGTCCTGTTCCGCAACGGAATCCTCGCCTGGACCGAGGCCGACGAACTGGACCGCGATCGTCTCTCCATCGAGTTCGCGCAGATCGACGGCGACTTCGACGAGTTCTCCGGCGCCTGGACGCTGCGCCAGGCCCCGGACGGCGTGGCGATCACGTTCGTGGCGAATTTCGACTTCGGCGTGCCCAGCCTCGCCAGCATCATCGACCCGGTCGCCGAGCGGGTGCTCACCGAGACGATCCACCACGTCCTTCGTGGGTTGTTCCCGGCGGTCGACATCCCGGACGGCGTCCTGGTGACCGTGCCGACCGGCGTCAGCGGGAAGGATTGAGCATGGATCAGCAGAACACGTTCGACACGCCGACGATCGCACGACTGCATCGTGCGGAGTACCTCGCCGGGCTTGCGCTGGCCAGCGGACTGTTGCTCGCACACTGGGACGAGGTCCGTTGGCTCCCGGCCATCGGGCTGTTCCTCTACATCGACCTGATCGGCTACATCCCCGGGGCCATCGCCTACCGGCGCAGCCCCGACGGGCAGATTCCGAAGGCGTACTACGTTCTCTACAACAGCATGCACAGCCTGCTCAGCGCCGGGCTGGTGGTGGCGCTGTGGGCCTGGTTGGTCGGCCCCGAGTGGGCGCTGTTGGCCGTGCCGATCCACCTGTTCGGTGACCGCTCGCTCTTCGGCAACCAGCTCAAGCCGTTCGGTGTGCCGTTCGAGCCCAAGCGTCTGCCGGCCTTCGATGCGCTGCTGCGTGAGGTCGCCGGCCGCCCGTGGGCGGGGCCGGCCGGGCGAGCCGACGACTCGCCATCCGGCGGCCCGACTGTCACTGCCACGTCCACGCCGAGACCCACCTCGGTGGTCTGATGAGCTGGCCGGGCTCCGCGGCGAGCGGTTGGCAGCGCGACGACCCACGAGCCGCCCGACAACCCGCGCTGTCCGGCGACGACGAGGCGACCGTCGCGATCGTCGGTGGCGGGCTGGCTGGGCTGGCGCTGGCGTACCAGCTGACGAACCACCTGCCCGGGAGCGACATCCTGGTCCTGGAGGCCACCGAGGTCGGTTCCGGAGCCAGCGGGCACAGCACGGGCATCGTCGGCCCCGGGGTCGGCGGCCCGATCACCACACTGGTCAAGCGGTACGGGGCCGACCGCGCCCGGACCATGTTCGGCGCCACGCTCGACGGGATCGCCGCGCTGCGGCGGCTGGCCCGGGCACTGCCCGACGGCTGCGAGCTGACCGATGGCTTCCAACTGGTGGCCGCGTCGGCACCGGCGCACAGCGGCTCGCTTCGGCGGCAGGCGCAGATCCTGCGCGAGCTTGGCTTCGACGCCTCTTATCTGGGCCACGACGGCACCGCCGAACGGCTGGGCACCGCCCGCTACCACGGCGCGTTGTGCTATCCCGACATCGCGCTGATCAACCCCTGGCTGCTGGTCCAGTCACTCAGGGCGGCTCTGCTCGCGGCCGGGGTGCGCATCGCCGAGAACACGCCGGTCACCGGCCTCACCGGCGGTGACCCGGTCACATTGACCGCCGGTGGGCACCGGGTACGCGCCCGGCGGGTGGCCCTGACCACTGACGGCTTCACCACCGGGCTGGGGCTGTTCACCCGGAACGTCGCGGTGATCCGTACCCATGTGCTGCGCACCGCATCGGTGCCGCCGCACCTGCTCGCGGAGAGCGGTTGGGACGGTCGCGGCGCCGCCATCGACAGCCGTTCGTTCTTCAACTACCTACGGCTGACCGCGCGCGGCCAGTTGCTGTTCGGCGGTGGTCCCGCCCTGCTGGAGCCTCGCGTCGACGAGCGCGGCGTAGCCGCGGTGCGGGCCCGGCTGGTACGCGAACTCGCCGCGACCTTCCCGGCGCTGGCGGACGTGCCGGTGACCGACTTCTGGTCCGGGGTCACGGCATCCACCTTCGACCGACTGCCCATCGTCGGCCCGGTGCCGGGCCAGGCGGGCGTGTGGTTCGCGGGCGCGTGGTGTGGGCACGGCCTGGCCCTCTCCGCGTTGACTGCCGAGCTGCTCGCTCCCCGGCTGGCCGGGGTTGTCGGTGGCGTGGGCCCGGCGCCGATGCCGGACCTGCCCTGGATGCGCAGCACCGCGAGCCTCATGCCGACGGGCCGGATCGGCAACCTGTTGTTGGCCGGGTACCTGCGCGGGCTGGACGCGGTGGACAGGCTCGCCCCTGCCCGCCGGTCGGCACGGTCGACCCCACCCGCCCTCGCGGCTCCCGCCGAGCCGACACCGGTCGCGCCGGCGGCCCAATTGCCGGCGGCCGCGGCGACGGAGCTGCCGACGGCCCCGGCGACCGGTGCGGCGGTGGCCGGGAGCCGCCCGGTGGAACAGCAGGTCGACATCGTGATCGTCGGGGCCAGGGTGGCCGGCTCGGCGCTGGCGGCTCGGCTCGCCGCGGCCGGCCTGTCGGTGGCGCTCTTCGACCGCGGTGACCTGCCGACACCGACCCTGTCCACGCACATCCTGCACGGCACCGAGGACCTGCGGATCGAGGGCGTGTACGACACCGTCGTCGCGCTCGGCGTACCGCCGCTGCACGACGTGCGGGTTCGACTGGACGACGTGGAGCTGCACTTCCGCCATCCCGACAACCCAGGGTTGTGTCCGCGGCGGGAGGTTCTCGATCAGGTCCTGCTGGACCGGGCGTCCGCCGCCGGCGCCAAGACGTCCACCGGCACCGCCGTGGTCGGTCTGCGGCGCGGTTCCGACGGCACGGTGAGCGGCGTGACCGTGCAGCACGCCGACGGATCGGTCCGGGATGTGTCGGCACAGCTGGTGATCGGCGCGGACGGCCGCAACTCGTCGGTGGCCCGCTGGGTGGGCGCCCGGCAGTACCTCACCACGCGCAGCGAACGGGCTCTGCTCTGGCGGTACTTCACAGGCGTCCGGATCCCGCCGGCACTGCTGTGGCACCGCATCGGGGTGCACATCGTCTCGATCCTGCCGACCGGGCCCGAGGACTTCGTGCTCATCGCGCAACCTCCGGAGCATCTGCAGGGCGAGCTGGCCGGCCGTGACGTGGCCGGGTTCCTGCGTCACGTCGAGTCGGTCAGCCCGGCGGTGGCCGAGCTGGCCGCTGCCGCCCGGCCGGTCGGGAGCCTCAACCGCGTCGTGCGCTACCCCTGCTTCTTCCGGCAGCCGTTCGGGCCGGGCTGGGTTCTGGTGGGCGACGCGGGGCACGCCAAGGACGCGACCCTGGGCCACGGGATCAACGACGCGCTGCGTAGCGCCCGCGGACTCGCGGCAGTGCTCACGGCGCACTGGGGACAGCCGGCGGCGCTGTCGTCGGGACTGGCCCGGTGGGCCCGCGACCGGGACAAGACCGAGCTGGCGAACTACTGGTACGGCCAGGACATCGGCCGGGGCGGTGCGGTCACCACGATGGAGCGCGCGATCCTCGCCGGAATCCAGCGCGACTCCCGGGCGGTGGGCCGGCTCGACGACGTGATGGGCGACCGGCTCGACGCCGACCGGCTGCTCACCCTGCCCCGGCTGGTGGGTGCCGTCGCCCACCGGGTGACCAGCGGAGAACCCGCCTCGGTCGTCGGACGCGAGGCCGTCGACCTTGTCCAGCTCGCGTGGGCGCGCCGGCGCGCGGCGACTCGCCACGCTCCGTCCGCTCCCTGATGAGGTGGAGGTCGCTGCTGTGGAACCAATGAGCGCCCTGGCCGTCCTGCGTCGGCACGCGCAGCATTCCAGCGCCGCGCTGGCGTTGAACAAGGACACGCGGCACTTCACAGTGCCCGGCCTCGACGGGTTCATCGCGTACCGGCCGGCCGGCCGGCGTCACGCCGTGCAGCTGGGCAGTGTCTACGCGGACCCGGACGACTGTAAGCGGCTGCTCGGCGCTTTCCATGGCTGGGCCCAGCAGGAGGGCCGGCGGCTCTGCGCGATACAGCTGACCCCGGACGACATCGACCTGTACGCCGAGTTCGGTTACCGGCTCAGTCAACTTGGCGCCGCGTACTCGATCGACCTGGATGGTTTCCGCCTGAGCGGGCGGAAGTTCGAGAAGGTCCGCAACAAGTTGGCCCGCTCCCGACGCGCCGGAGTCACAGTCGTGGAGGCCGGCCGGGACGTGCCGTACGACGCGCGGCTCGCCGCGAAACTCGACGCGATGGATGCCCGTTGGCTGGCCGACAAGGGCCGGCACGTCAAGCAGATCGAGTTCCTGGTTGGTGAGCGCAGCCGCCACGACGATCGGGTGCGGCGGCTGTTCCTTGCGTTGTCCGACGGTGAGCCGGTGGCGTATGTGTCATATTCTCCGGCGTTCGGCCGGGAAGGCGGATGGCTGTACGACATCACCCGCCGTGAGCCCGACGCGCCGCCGGGTGCGGTTGACCTGGCATTCGTCGTCGCGTTGCAGCGCTTCCAGGAGGAGAGCGTGCGGTGGTTGCACCTGGGCCTCACACCCTTCCGGGAGTTGTCGGCCCTGCATCAGCCGGTCTCCGGCAGCCACCGGGGCACCGAGCGCCTGATCAGGTTCATCGCCGAGCACGGGGACTGGATCTACCCGGCCCGCAGCCAGGCCGAGTTCAAGGAGAAGTGGCAGCCGAGGGTGACGCCCGAGTACGTCGGTTTCTATCCGAACGTGTCACTGCGGACGGTGTGGCGGTTGCTGCGGCTGACCCGGGCGGTGTGACAGCTCAGGGCCGGTCGCGGGCCGGCGGGGTGTGGTGAATGTGGCAGGGAAACACCCCAATTGCAGCGTTATGCCGGGTAATGTCCTGATAGTCCAGCTTTGGTGGATCAATCCAGGCGCTGAGGCGGACCAGGCAGTGCCGAAGACCTGCATCCCACCCGGCGGAGAACACACATGTCCAAGATCATCATTTTGACCGACTACCGCGACACCTTCTACTCCACCGCTCGGACGCAGCACGGCCTGTGCACGATGGACGTTGCCCGCGTAGTCCGGTCGTTCGACGATGCTGGACTTCGTCCGCAGGTCATGCGATACGCGGATCTGGACCTGAGTGCCGACCTGCACGGCGTCCCCGTGCTCTATACCTCGTCAGAGGACCGCGGTCTGCAGTACAAGAGCTGGATCGAAGATCTCGTCCTGGCGATGGAGGCTGCCGGCGCCCGCACCATCCCCAGCTTCCGGTTCCTGCGCGCCCACCACAACAAAGTCATGATGGAAGCCCTGCGGACGCAGTTGTTTCCCAAGGAAGCGGCGCGGCTGCACACCTACAGCTTTGGCACGTACGAGGAACTGGAGGCCGCCGACCTGGTCGGCTCGTGGCCGAAGGTGATAAAGCCGGCCTCCGGTGCCGGGTCAACCGGAGTTGCCAGCGCTATGAATCGCGGCGAACTGTTGAGAGCCGCTCGCGGGCTCAGCTGGTCGGGGAGCCTGGACGAGGCAGCTCGTGAGTATGGCCGCCGCCTGCTGCGACGTCGCCGTCACCATCCACGATCTCTGCACCGCCAGAAGTTCGTCGTTCAGGACCTGATACCCGGAATGGCCGGTGACTTCAAGGTGCTACGAATGGGCAGCCGCTACTACACCCTGTACCGCCGCAACCGCCCCGGCGACTTCAGGGCCAGCGGCAGCGGAGACTTCAACTTCCACGACACAGCCGGCGTCGACCAGGAGGCGCTGCTCGACTACGCCGAATACGTGTCCGACAGACTCGCCACCCCTCTCGCATCACTTGACATCGGATTCGACGGCACCGACTTTCACCTGTTCGAGTTTCAGTGCCTCCATTTCGGTACCGTCACGGCCGAGAAGTCGACGCACTACTACGCCCGGAGTCATGGGACGTGGCAGCGAGTGCCGGAGGATTGCGACATCGAAGCTGTCTTCTGTCAAGCCATCGTCGACTACCTGCGTGCCTGACGCGCCCCCGGAGATAGAACCGGTCGCTCCGCACACCGAAACTGCATGAAGCGGTACCGCGACGTGATCTGCTCTGTACTGGGACCAGTCCGAGGAGGTCAGGGGCGATGGCGGACCAGAATGAGTATGACGTGGTGGTTCTGGGCGCGGGCCCGGTCGGTCAGACAGTGGCCGACCGGAGCCGAGCCGCAGGCCTCACGGTCGCGTTGGTGGAGCGGGAACTGGTGGGCGGTGAATGCTCCTACTGGGCGTGCATACCGAGCAAGGCGATGCTTCGGCCGGTAGCCGCTCTCGGTGATGCCCAGCGGGTGGACGGCGCCCGGCAGGCGGTGACCGGGCAGTTGGATCCAGCCGGCGTCTTCGGTCGACGCGACCACTACACGACCGACTGGAACGACAGCACCCAGGCAGCGTGGGTCGCCGGCATCGGCGCCGACCTCATTCGCGGTCACGGGCGGCTGGAAGGGCCCCGCCGGGTCGCGGTGGAGACACCTGACAACCAGATCGTGGTGCTGGACGCCCGGCAGGCGGTCGTCCTCTGCACCGGCAGCCGAGCGTTGCTGCCGGACATTCCCGGTATCGCCGAGGCTCGGCCCTGGACCAACCGGTCGG belongs to Micromonospora ureilytica and includes:
- a CDS encoding aldehyde dehydrogenase family protein; the protein is MRSYGSYIAGQDVPADKWVHCLRASAVLDDMLPQLSLKRDLDRGRRHDGDEHASVLARCAVADDTVVERAIQAAAAAAPAWGATPLEVRLRVVHRLHEELRRRHDEVVEVLVQEGHPRALAEWELAGCLHGTSPETVGLCAEQMHREYEDPHRRLLVVRKPDGVVALSPPQNAAAVNSLLGVPALAAGNALVVKAPRGSPYGVMFVLREIVAPILDEVGAPPGTLNIVCGPPKRILDQFLASPLVNDIFYFGSSELGIPLGEEAVRRGKKPILELAGNDGCVVWHDADLDRAAEALTESFFGSGQICMVPNYVVAHPDIADRLLARLISHARKIRPGYPEDPDVLLSPVLKSDQFARYVEQATECGAEVLAGGNRMELDGSISSTGLFVEPTILRVDGLARARTVWAVARETFFPLLPVVVPETDRGDGLLDDVIDFLNANEYSLRNSVWAGDESTVDQFVARVHNGGLLKINDSHIGFVPYLSTHGGAGLTGGPLGESNYPMLRTSHLQGISIGRDVQPRRAALASPLRAEREGLAA
- a CDS encoding acyl-CoA dehydrogenase family protein, which produces MSFLDTERDTCEVLLPGLLKKLGEFPLMELERRGGPGIGLFREAGGPGLVVPKTYHGLGASALQAVRVTRAMAAQAPSLAVATTMHQFSVAGLVALARANVGFEWMLLEAVATDRRLVASGFAEGHAGRGILTPTMTARRDGANWRVTGAKRPCSLSASMDLLTASVAVPTEDGGTRLGVVLIPAGSPGITIEPFWASSVLTGAESDAVLLDDVEVHPDLFVYPEIALDGQLDDLQTVGFVWFQLLVTACYLGVASALVERAITRGRGPATDRADVATAVQGAAIMLDGAARSLDDGDGGNDALGRALVVRFAAANAIATAVRGAVDLLGGMAFISSPDVAYLAAASHAVAFHPPSRASVANELTNWLAGQPLVLS
- a CDS encoding aspartate aminotransferase family protein; protein product: MTTSRLEADSQVRDKVRDNYRRYLSRGRAKLGDMFGGHVEVGSEGAWVHTSDGGRFLNAGGYGVFLHGARHPAVVAAVIAQIQSHPIATRLLLEPSVGDAAAALVAVAPPGLTRVHFAGSGAEAVEAAIKMARAHGRRRLVSAVGGYHGKTMGALSVTGQNLYQQPFRPLLPDVTHVPYGDAEALGAALAGGPPACVILEPVQGEGGVVIPPPGYLREASRLCRQHGAFLVLDEILTGVGRLGHWWGADREDVRPDVLLAGKSLSGGIVPVSAVIATADAFQAFDKDPFLHTSTFSGAPIAMAATRAAIAAVTNEGLVDRAAKLGAELLSRLQAVAAPYPHLVREVRGVGLLIGVEFAGPGLAGEAILELLSARVIVNHSMIASTVLRLTPPAVLSGDEVALLVEAFDSALRTLGQRYPTAHRLGVH
- a CDS encoding SRPBCC family protein, coding for MRRVEIQAFLPSGDGGTVFDQLVDFERYPHLVDVVKTVTVQKPTDARRIVSSWEVLFRNGILAWTEADELDRDRLSIEFAQIDGDFDEFSGAWTLRQAPDGVAITFVANFDFGVPSLASIIDPVAERVLTETIHHVLRGLFPAVDIPDGVLVTVPTGVSGKD
- a CDS encoding FAD-dependent oxidoreductase, with translation MSWPGSAASGWQRDDPRAARQPALSGDDEATVAIVGGGLAGLALAYQLTNHLPGSDILVLEATEVGSGASGHSTGIVGPGVGGPITTLVKRYGADRARTMFGATLDGIAALRRLARALPDGCELTDGFQLVAASAPAHSGSLRRQAQILRELGFDASYLGHDGTAERLGTARYHGALCYPDIALINPWLLVQSLRAALLAAGVRIAENTPVTGLTGGDPVTLTAGGHRVRARRVALTTDGFTTGLGLFTRNVAVIRTHVLRTASVPPHLLAESGWDGRGAAIDSRSFFNYLRLTARGQLLFGGGPALLEPRVDERGVAAVRARLVRELAATFPALADVPVTDFWSGVTASTFDRLPIVGPVPGQAGVWFAGAWCGHGLALSALTAELLAPRLAGVVGGVGPAPMPDLPWMRSTASLMPTGRIGNLLLAGYLRGLDAVDRLAPARRSARSTPPALAAPAEPTPVAPAAQLPAAAATELPTAPATGAAVAGSRPVEQQVDIVIVGARVAGSALAARLAAAGLSVALFDRGDLPTPTLSTHILHGTEDLRIEGVYDTVVALGVPPLHDVRVRLDDVELHFRHPDNPGLCPRREVLDQVLLDRASAAGAKTSTGTAVVGLRRGSDGTVSGVTVQHADGSVRDVSAQLVIGADGRNSSVARWVGARQYLTTRSERALLWRYFTGVRIPPALLWHRIGVHIVSILPTGPEDFVLIAQPPEHLQGELAGRDVAGFLRHVESVSPAVAELAAAARPVGSLNRVVRYPCFFRQPFGPGWVLVGDAGHAKDATLGHGINDALRSARGLAAVLTAHWGQPAALSSGLARWARDRDKTELANYWYGQDIGRGGAVTTMERAILAGIQRDSRAVGRLDDVMGDRLDADRLLTLPRLVGAVAHRVTSGEPASVVGREAVDLVQLAWARRRAATRHAPSAP
- a CDS encoding bifunctional lysylphosphatidylglycerol flippase/synthetase MprF → MSALAVLRRHAQHSSAALALNKDTRHFTVPGLDGFIAYRPAGRRHAVQLGSVYADPDDCKRLLGAFHGWAQQEGRRLCAIQLTPDDIDLYAEFGYRLSQLGAAYSIDLDGFRLSGRKFEKVRNKLARSRRAGVTVVEAGRDVPYDARLAAKLDAMDARWLADKGRHVKQIEFLVGERSRHDDRVRRLFLALSDGEPVAYVSYSPAFGREGGWLYDITRREPDAPPGAVDLAFVVALQRFQEESVRWLHLGLTPFRELSALHQPVSGSHRGTERLIRFIAEHGDWIYPARSQAEFKEKWQPRVTPEYVGFYPNVSLRTVWRLLRLTRAV